A window of the Helianthus annuus cultivar XRQ/B chromosome 4, HanXRQr2.0-SUNRISE, whole genome shotgun sequence genome harbors these coding sequences:
- the LOC110937386 gene encoding protein MEI2-like 5: MQHSSQHFPFGPSKLTSMNYSKAVGSGKKDMLDNNYNDASSDTAFFSSSLPVLPHEKLISNNAENNFQPLDGSDLLEDIADHAIGNLLPEEDELLDGVIDGIDLNAFTNRADELEEYDLFGSGGGMELESDMDNLNLGISKVSLGDGVVGNGLAHYNIANGVGTVAGEHPYGEHPSRTLFVRNINSNVEDSELRTLFEQYGDIRTLYTACKHRGFVMISYYDIRAARTAMRSLQNKPLRRRKLDIHYSIPKDNPSDKDINQGTLVVFNLDPSVSCEDLLQIFGAYGEVKEIRETPHKRHHKFIEYYDVRAAEAALRSLNRSDIAGKRIKLEPSRPGGARRNLMLQLTQDFDQDDTRSFRLQVGPSIANSPPGVWPQFGSPIEHNPLQNVSKSPVLGSASPTFSNGLSGLASILHPQPARIAPIGKDHGRANPNRNHLDQNNTFQQSHSLPDSILSQFNEPMSSFGGSSSTGSGIETLSGPQFLWGSPNPSPSILTDQPKGPSGPSHGFRSPTIGHPFTTSKVPPGITHGFPITGRHGSMLHQHHHVGSAPSGIPFEGHFGHYHESPETVFMSSPAYGGVGIGHIDRGFLGSRGSVGNGSPSFSTMHSPRVSSMFLGSGPYAGFGPTLAESMSERGRNRRADQNGGQTDSKKQFQLDLDKITSGEDTRTTLMIKNIPNKYTSKMLLAAIDENHSGTYDFLYLPIDFKNKCNVGYAFINMLSPTHIIPFYQAFNGKKWEKFNSEKVASLAYARIQGKMALVTHFQNSSLMNEDKRCRPILFHSEGSEVVDQEPLSSNVLNIQMHRSNGSDSGDSSGSPPKDGAGPGTTEQS, from the exons ATGCAACATTCTTCACAGCATTTTCCTTTTG GTCCCTCAAAATTGACATCAATGAATTATTCAAAAGCCGTTGGAAGTGGGAAAAAGGACATGTTAGATAATAACTATAATGACGCCTCCAGTGATACCGCCTTTTTTTCAAGTTCATTACCCGTTTTGCCCCATGAGAAGC TAATATCGAATAACGCAGAAAACAATTTCCAACCATTAGATGGTAGTGATTTGCTTGAAGATATTGCGGATCACGCAATCGGAAATTTGTTGCCCGAAGAAGACGAGCTTTTAGACGGTGTAATTGACGGTATTGACCTTAATGCTTTCACTAACCGTGCAGATGAGTTGGAAGAGTACGATCTTTTCGGAAGTGGGGGTGGTATGGAACTTGAATCTGATATGGATAACTTGAATTTGGGTATTTCAAAGGTTAGTTTGGGTGATGGGGTGGTTGGTAACGGGCTGGCCCATTACAATATAGCAAATGGTGTCGGGACGGTTGCTGGAGAACACCCATATGGCGAGCATCCTTCAAGAACTTTATTTGTGCGGAATATTAATAGTAACGTTGAAGATTCGGAACTCAGAACTTTGTTTGAG CAATATGGCGATATTAGAACGCTATACACGGCATGTAAACATAGGGGCTTCGTGATGATATCTTATTACGATATCCGTGCTGCTCGAACTGCCATGCGCTCGTTACAAAATAAGCCATTACGAAGAAGGAAGCTAGACATTCACTACTCGATTCCAAAG GATAACCCTTCAGACAAAGATATAAATCAAGGAACTTTGGTTGTTTTTAATTTGGATCCTTCAGTTTCGTGTGAAGATCTTCTTCAAATCTTTGGGGCATACGGTGAGGTTAAAGAG ATAAGGGAGACGCCGCATAAACGGCACCATAAGTTTATAGAGTATTATGATGTTAGAGCTGCAGAAGCAGCCCTTAGATCTCTAAACAGGAGTGACATAGCTGGGAAGCGCATAAAGCTTGAACCTAGTCGCCCTGGTGGAGCCCGTCGAAA CCTAATGTTACAATTGACTCAAGACTTTGACCAAGACGACACTCGAAGTTTTCGACTTCAAGTGGGCCCCTCGATTGCAAACTCCCCTCCAG GCGTCTGGCCACAATTTGGCAGCCCGATTGAACACAATCCTCTTCAAAACGTAAGCAAGTCACCGGTCCTTGGCTCAGCGAGCCCTACCTTCAGCAACGGTTTATCCGGTCTGGCTTCTATCTTGCACCCTCAACCAGCCCGGATAGCACCAATCGGTAAGGACCATGGGAGGGCTAACCCTAACCGTAACCATCTTGACCAAAATAACACATTTCAACAATCTCATTCACTTCCAGACTCCATATTGAGTCAGTTTAACGAACCCATGTCCTCTTTTGGCGGCTCGAGCTCAACTGGTTCAGGAATCGAAACACTCTCCGGCCCACAGTTTCTGTGGGGCAGTCCTAACCCCAGTCCCAGTATATTGACCGACCAGCCCAAAGGACCTAGCGGACCGAGCCATGGTTTTAGATCACCGACCATCGGTCATCCGTTTACTACATCCAAGGTCCCACCTGGTATTACCCACGGGTTTCCAATCACGGGACGCCATGGATCTATgcttcatcaacatcatcatgtTGGATCTGCTCCATCTGGGATACCGTTCGAAGGACATTTTGGTCATTATCACGAGTCTCCTGAAACGGTTTTCATGAGCTCACCTGCTTATGGGGGTGTAGGTATAGGTCATATTGATAGAGGCTTTTTAGGTTCTCGTGGGTCGGTTGGAAACGGTTCTCCAAGTTTCAGCACCATGCATTCTCCCAGGGTTAGTTCTATGTTTCTTGGTAGCGGGCCTTACGCGGGATTTGGGCCCACACTTGCGGAAAGTATGAGTGAGCGTGGACGGAACCGGCGCGCTGACCAAAATGGTGGTCAAACTGATAGCAAAAAACAGTTTCAGCTTGATCTTGATAAAATCACAAGCGGAGAAGATACCCGAACAACTTTGATGATAAAAAACATTCCTAACAA GTATACTTCTAAGATGCTGCTTGCTGCTATTGATGAAAATCATAGTGGTACTTACGATTTTCTGTACTTGCCAATCGATTTTAAG AACAAATGCAATGTCGGCTATGCGTTTATCAACATGCTTTCTCCAACTCATATAATCCCATTTTACCAG GCATTCAATGGGAAAAAATGGGAGAAATTCAATAGTGAAAAAGTTGCTTCGTTGGCTTATGCTCGAATCCAAGGAAAGATGGCACTTGTGACTCATTTTCAGAACTCGAGTTTGATGAACGAAGATAAACGTTGCCGGCCTATTCTTTTTCATTCAGAAGGTTCAGAAGTTGTTGATCAG GAACCTTTGTCATCAAATGTTTTGAATATTCAAATGCATCGGTCAAATGGTTCAGACTCAGGCGACTCATCAGGTAGCCCTCCAAAAGACGGTGCGGGTCCTGGTACAACTGAGCAGAGCTGA